The Candidatus Paracaedibacteraceae bacterium DNA window GGATGCGCTTAAAACTTATTGCAGATGCAGGGCTTGTTGGGTTGCCGAATGCCGGAAAGTCAACTTTTCTATCTTCAGTTTCACGAGCAAAAGCAAAAATCGCCGATTATCCGTTCACAACATTAGCTCCACAATTAGGGGTTGTCTATGTTCATGAAGAAGAATTTACTCTTGCTGATTTACCGGGCCTGATTGAAAATGCCCACCAAGGAGCAGGTCTTGGCACACGCTTTCTAGGGCACGTTGAACGGTGTGGTGTGATTCTCCACCTTATTGACGGAACCCAAGAAAATGTGGCCGAAGCCTATACAACTATTCGCCATGAACTTGAAGCCTATGGCTATGGCCTAGAAGATAAACCTGAAATTGTTGCCTTAAATAAGTGCGATGCTCTGACAGAAGACGATATCGCTGAAAAACTAGAACAACTTAAAAGCGTTGTTTCCCATCAAAATCTATACACAATTAGCGGTGCTTCCAAACAAGGAATTACCCCTGTATTGGCTAAAACACTTGATTACATTCATCAACACCGACGACGCGGCGACGCCGCTGTAATTGAAGATAAACCCTATCATCCATTAGGTTGAGCACATAGACTCAGACCCGTCACCGACGGGCTCTCCACTTAAATTTACGATTAAATCACAATAGGATTTTATGATGAAAAAACTACTAAGCATTGCTTGTACAGCATTGGCCGTCATTTCATGTAATGATGATA harbors:
- the obgE gene encoding GTPase ObgE — encoded protein: MKFLDQVKIYVKAGNGGNGCCSFRREKFIEYGGPDGGNGGRGGSIILEAADNLNTLIDYRYQQHFRAQGGQGGSGRNRTGADGEDTILKVPVGTQILDDDKETLIADLIEPGQRFTLVRGGDGGYGNAHFKTATNQAPRKTIPGWEGPELWVWMRLKLIADAGLVGLPNAGKSTFLSSVSRAKAKIADYPFTTLAPQLGVVYVHEEEFTLADLPGLIENAHQGAGLGTRFLGHVERCGVILHLIDGTQENVAEAYTTIRHELEAYGYGLEDKPEIVALNKCDALTEDDIAEKLEQLKSVVSHQNLYTISGASKQGITPVLAKTLDYIHQHRRRGDAAVIEDKPYHPLG